In Sulfolobales archaeon, the following are encoded in one genomic region:
- a CDS encoding DNA-directed RNA polymerase subunit D, whose amino-acid sequence MGSEDVKIKILTKTDDYIEALIEGVPLPILNALRRMIQLEVPTMAIDEVIFYDNTSPLYDEIIAHRLGLIPLRSEEALTRYRSPEECAKCMESYYTEAPEESISRPSREECENCFTYIRASIDNKGRDLKIFYSKDLVSDDPYVKPVYEEIPIAVLGPDQRISFDAKARLGRGIEHIKWSPVSVAGVRYVAEISTNRVSEELYPRIEECVGSCPVNILEFSKTDGKIIVKDIYRCTLCMQCVKKCPEGSIKIGYRKDQYVLFLESVGQLSLKSIILTALDILISKIDHLIEQAENIR is encoded by the coding sequence ATGGGATCTGAAGATGTTAAAATTAAGATTCTCACGAAGACAGATGATTATATTGAAGCTCTTATCGAAGGCGTTCCTCTACCTATTTTAAATGCTCTAAGAAGAATGATCCAGCTTGAAGTCCCTACAATGGCTATAGACGAGGTTATATTCTACGACAATACATCACCCCTCTACGATGAGATAATAGCACATAGACTAGGACTTATACCTCTGAGATCTGAGGAAGCTTTAACCAGATATAGATCTCCTGAGGAATGCGCTAAATGCATGGAGAGCTACTATACAGAAGCTCCCGAGGAGAGCATCTCAAGACCTTCTCGCGAGGAGTGTGAGAACTGCTTCACATACATAAGAGCATCTATAGATAACAAAGGTAGAGATCTCAAGATATTTTATTCGAAAGATCTTGTCTCAGACGATCCTTACGTAAAACCTGTTTACGAAGAGATACCCATAGCAGTTCTAGGACCCGACCAGAGAATATCTTTTGATGCGAAAGCAAGATTAGGACGTGGTATAGAGCATATCAAGTGGAGCCCCGTCTCAGTTGCAGGAGTAAGATATGTTGCCGAGATAAGTACTAACAGAGTTAGTGAAGAACTCTACCCAAGAATCGAGGAATGCGTAGGCTCATGTCCTGTGAATATTCTCGAATTCTCAAAAACCGATGGAAAGATCATTGTAAAAGATATTTACAGATGCACTCTCTGCATGCAGTGTGTAAAGAAATGTCCTGAAGGTTCTATCAAAATAGGCTATAGAAAAGATCAATACGTGTTATTTCTAGAGAGTGTTGGACAGCTCAGCCTGAAAAGCATTATTCTAACAGCTCTTGACATACTTATTAGCAAGATAGACCATTTAATAGAACAGGCTGAGAACATAAGGTGA
- the secY gene encoding preprotein translocase subunit SecY, producing MPDVLGFLARIGEKLPGVERVKIKPTLGIRLVYTGIALILYLFMSAIPLYGIEHAPRLLGNLPQIVQIVFAMSGGTLAQLGIGPIVTAGLIMQILVGSKLLTLDLSKAEERRKFTLSQKTLALIIAGVEAGGFVIVGSNFWTLTGPNPVFDVSASFWIRFLVWFQLVFATYLIMLLDESLQMGWGIGSGISLFILAGVARDVINRLFSPLPVSTSDSQPFGFIPYLIWASHNGDLSIDNIMIRASGTMYLPNLIGLIALIVVMFLLIYLQRMKVYIPVTMQRLRGVRTRVPLQFLYVTNLPVLLISILYSDLFIFYSIASGNPTIANALGWLMYYLRPISGFYELFQDPGRVMIHVIIFTVLAVLFGLMWIEVAGLNPSGQAERLIQSGLEIPGLRRNPKILEAMLARYIYPLTILSSLIVVAIVIVADIFMTYGTGVGILLAIGIVEQFYTIIVYERALEAYPILKRILGEA from the coding sequence ATGCCTGACGTACTAGGATTTCTAGCTAGAATAGGTGAGAAACTTCCAGGAGTTGAGAGGGTTAAGATAAAACCCACTCTAGGTATTAGACTTGTATACACAGGTATAGCTCTCATACTCTACCTCTTCATGTCTGCAATACCATTATACGGTATAGAACATGCTCCAAGACTCTTAGGAAATCTTCCTCAGATAGTTCAGATAGTATTCGCAATGTCAGGAGGAACACTAGCTCAGCTTGGTATAGGTCCTATAGTGACCGCAGGTCTTATAATGCAGATACTCGTAGGCTCCAAACTTCTCACCCTAGATCTTTCAAAAGCTGAGGAGAGGAGAAAATTCACTCTCTCCCAGAAGACACTAGCACTCATAATAGCAGGTGTCGAGGCCGGAGGCTTTGTAATAGTAGGATCTAACTTCTGGACTCTCACAGGACCTAATCCTGTTTTCGATGTTTCCGCAAGCTTCTGGATCAGATTTCTAGTATGGTTTCAACTAGTATTCGCAACATATCTCATAATGCTTCTCGACGAATCTCTTCAAATGGGCTGGGGTATTGGAAGTGGAATATCATTATTCATCCTAGCAGGTGTTGCCAGAGATGTTATTAACAGGCTCTTCTCTCCACTACCAGTGTCAACATCGGATTCACAACCTTTTGGATTCATACCATATCTCATCTGGGCATCTCACAATGGAGATCTCTCCATAGATAATATAATGATCAGAGCTTCAGGAACAATGTATCTTCCCAATCTAATAGGCTTGATAGCTCTTATAGTTGTAATGTTCTTACTAATATATCTTCAGAGAATGAAAGTCTACATACCAGTAACCATGCAAAGGCTTAGAGGTGTGAGAACCAGAGTTCCACTACAATTCCTCTACGTAACAAACCTCCCAGTTCTACTGATATCAATACTCTACAGCGATCTATTCATATTCTACAGCATAGCCTCTGGAAATCCAACTATAGCAAACGCTCTGGGATGGCTTATGTATTATCTTAGACCTATATCAGGCTTCTACGAGCTTTTCCAAGATCCTGGAAGGGTTATGATACACGTGATAATATTCACAGTATTAGCAGTATTATTCGGGCTTATGTGGATAGAGGTAGCAGGTTTAAACCCCTCAGGTCAGGCTGAAAGACTTATACAGTCAGGACTTGAAATACCTGGTCTCAGAAGAAATCCTAAGATACTTGAAGCCATGCTAGCTAGATACATATACCCTCTCACTATATTAAGCTCTCTCATCGTAGTTGCAATAGTAATCGTAGCAGACATCTTCATGACCTATGGAACCGGTGTTGGAATACTACTCGCTATAGGTATCGTAGAACAGTTCTACACTATAATAGTCTATGAGAGAGCTTTAGAAGCATATCCTATTCTAAAGAGGATCTTGGGAGAAGCATAA
- a CDS encoding 30S ribosomal protein S11 codes for MKLLSLQSRELRWGIAHIYASYNNTHVHITDLSGAETISRASGGHVVKADREKPSPYAAMMVAYKVAQEALEKGITAIHIRVRAPGGHGPKIPGPGAQPAIRALARVGFVIGRIEDVTPIPHDTTRRPGGRRGRRV; via the coding sequence GTGAAGCTCTTGAGCCTCCAATCTAGAGAGCTTAGATGGGGTATAGCTCATATATACGCATCCTATAACAACACACACGTCCACATAACAGATCTATCAGGTGCAGAAACCATATCAAGAGCTTCTGGAGGACATGTTGTTAAAGCTGATAGAGAGAAGCCATCACCCTACGCAGCCATGATGGTAGCATACAAAGTAGCCCAGGAAGCTCTCGAAAAAGGTATAACAGCAATCCATATAAGAGTTAGAGCTCCAGGAGGACACGGACCTAAGATACCAGGCCCCGGAGCTCAGCCCGCTATAAGAGCTCTCGCGAGAGTAGGCTTTGTAATAGGAAGAATAGAAGATGTGACCCCAATACCTCATGACACCACAAGAAGACCTGGCGGTAGGAGAGGTAGAAGAGTATAA
- a CDS encoding citrate synthase/methylcitrate synthase gives MSGESEKPKVFKGLEGIYVTETRLSFIDGLKSRLYYAGYPIEALAKNSTYEETAFLLYYLRLPKKDELDLFKAFMAEARDIPEDVLQVIKKMIALKAHPMDILRTAISYLAAYDPEVSINTPESNMRKSIRILAKAPTIIAAMYRFSRGLDFIPPRKDLSHVENFLYMIHGKKPTQFETKILDVIFILHAEHGMNASAFASLVTISTLSDIYSAVVSGISTLKGPLHGGAAEAAYYQFKEIGSPERVEEWVQKALATKRRIMGMGHRVYKTYDPRARIMKELDGEIAKTYGGEPRLLYEIAVKLEDVALKEFAEKGRMDIQPNIDYYTPIAYTALGIPPEFFTTIFAASRIVGWTAKAMEYVRDNRLIRPLDLYVGELDKEYIPIEKR, from the coding sequence TTGAGTGGAGAGAGTGAAAAGCCTAAGGTTTTTAAAGGTCTTGAAGGAATCTATGTTACCGAGACCAGACTAAGCTTTATAGACGGTCTCAAATCAAGACTTTACTACGCAGGATATCCTATAGAAGCTCTCGCTAAAAACTCAACATATGAGGAGACAGCATTCCTACTCTACTACCTGAGACTCCCGAAGAAAGATGAGCTAGATCTCTTCAAAGCTTTCATGGCTGAAGCTAGAGACATCCCCGAAGATGTTCTTCAAGTTATAAAGAAGATGATAGCTTTAAAGGCGCATCCAATGGATATTCTCAGAACAGCTATATCATATCTCGCCGCATATGATCCTGAGGTTTCTATCAACACACCTGAGTCTAATATGAGGAAGTCCATCAGAATACTTGCTAAAGCTCCTACTATCATTGCAGCAATGTATAGATTCTCTAGAGGTCTTGATTTCATACCTCCGAGAAAAGATCTTTCTCATGTTGAGAACTTCCTATACATGATCCATGGTAAGAAACCTACACAATTCGAGACAAAGATCCTGGATGTTATATTTATACTACACGCAGAACACGGCATGAACGCATCAGCATTCGCATCACTGGTCACGATCTCAACACTCTCAGACATATACTCAGCAGTAGTATCAGGAATATCAACACTCAAAGGACCTCTCCACGGAGGAGCTGCTGAGGCTGCATATTATCAGTTTAAAGAGATAGGAAGCCCTGAAAGAGTTGAGGAGTGGGTTCAGAAAGCTCTTGCAACCAAGAGAAGAATTATGGGTATGGGACACAGAGTTTATAAAACCTATGATCCTAGGGCTAGGATTATGAAGGAACTTGATGGAGAAATAGCTAAAACATATGGTGGAGAACCTAGACTTCTCTACGAGATAGCAGTCAAACTCGAAGATGTAGCCTTAAAAGAGTTTGCTGAGAAAGGGAGAATGGATATACAGCCGAATATAGACTACTATACTCCGATAGCTTACACAGCTCTAGGAATACCACCCGAGTTCTTCACAACGATATTTGCAGCATCAAGAATAGTGGGATGGACTGCTAAGGCTATGGAGTATGTTAGAGATAACAGACTTATAAGACCTCTAGACCTCTACGTGGGAGAACTTGATAAGGAGTACATACCTATCGAAAAAAGATAG
- a CDS encoding 30S ribosomal protein S4, whose protein sequence is MGDPRKPRKKWERPGHPWIKSRLEEEMRLLGAYGLRNKRELWRAQTYLRRIRERARALLSLPQDARSAEEKRLIERLYRIGLLKITNATLDDILNLTVSDVLERRLQTLVYRKGLSKSIHHARQLIVHGHIAIGGRRVTSPGYLVSRDEEDLIGFYPTSPYYSSSKG, encoded by the coding sequence ATGGGAGACCCTAGAAAACCTAGAAAGAAATGGGAGAGACCTGGACATCCCTGGATTAAATCTAGACTAGAAGAAGAGATGAGACTACTAGGAGCATACGGTCTGAGAAACAAGAGAGAACTATGGAGAGCTCAAACTTATCTGAGAAGAATAAGAGAGAGAGCCAGAGCTCTACTCTCTCTACCTCAAGATGCTAGAAGCGCCGAGGAGAAGAGATTAATCGAAAGACTCTACAGAATAGGACTTCTAAAGATCACCAACGCAACTCTAGATGATATCCTCAACCTAACAGTAAGCGATGTTCTCGAGAGAAGACTTCAAACCCTTGTATACAGGAAAGGTCTGAGTAAAAGCATTCACCACGCTAGACAGCTAATAGTGCACGGCCACATAGCTATTGGAGGTAGAAGAGTCACATCACCAGGATATCTCGTCTCCAGAGATGAAGAAGATCTCATAGGATTCTATCCTACCTCACCATACTACAGCTCCTCCAAAGGGTGA
- a CDS encoding 50S ribosomal protein L13: MKNFIEEIKKTYGENNIVIIDAENMILGRMASVVAKLLLEGYRVYIVNAEKAVVSGERRRVIEGYKLLLKLKTHKNPYKGPKKPRNPINIVKRTIRGMLPKESDRGFKALKRLRVFYGIPEELAGKPMIKIPFADASKLKYEVVSVAEIARALGWVS; encoded by the coding sequence ATGAAAAACTTCATAGAAGAGATTAAGAAGACATATGGTGAGAATAATATAGTGATTATAGATGCCGAGAACATGATACTAGGTAGAATGGCTAGCGTTGTCGCCAAGCTTCTTCTCGAAGGATATAGAGTTTACATAGTTAATGCAGAGAAAGCAGTTGTATCAGGCGAGAGAAGAAGAGTTATAGAAGGCTACAAACTTCTCTTAAAGCTTAAAACTCATAAGAATCCTTATAAAGGTCCTAAGAAACCTAGAAATCCTATTAATATTGTTAAGAGAACTATTAGAGGAATGCTTCCAAAAGAGAGTGACAGAGGTTTCAAAGCCTTGAAAAGACTTAGAGTATTCTATGGAATCCCCGAAGAACTAGCCGGCAAACCCATGATCAAGATACCATTTGCAGACGCTTCAAAACTCAAGTATGAAGTTGTTTCAGTAGCTGAGATCGCTAGAGCTCTCGGATGGGTGAGCTAA
- a CDS encoding 30S ribosomal protein S13: MSSERGFRHIVRIANTDLDGSQLIPYALSRIKGVGYNFALAICRILGLDPNLRLGYLDEETLKNIERIIRDPASFKIPSWYYNRRKDLAEGIDKHLIGSELILAVREDIEREMRTKSWRGFRHSLGLKVRGQRTATTGRTGVTVGVRKKREAAGEGGKKS; encoded by the coding sequence GTGTCTAGCGAGAGAGGCTTCAGACATATAGTGAGAATAGCGAACACAGATCTAGATGGTTCACAGCTTATACCATACGCTCTTTCAAGGATCAAAGGCGTAGGCTATAACTTCGCTCTAGCTATATGCAGAATCCTAGGTCTCGACCCTAATCTCAGACTCGGCTATCTAGACGAAGAAACCTTAAAAAACATAGAGAGGATAATAAGAGATCCAGCCAGCTTCAAGATACCATCATGGTATTATAACAGAAGAAAAGATCTCGCAGAAGGCATAGATAAACATCTGATAGGATCCGAACTCATCCTCGCAGTAAGAGAAGACATAGAAAGAGAAATGAGAACAAAAAGCTGGAGAGGCTTCAGACACTCGCTAGGACTCAAAGTAAGAGGTCAGAGAACAGCTACCACAGGCAGAACAGGAGTCACAGTAGGAGTTAGAAAGAAGAGAGAAGCCGCAGGCGAAGGAGGTAAGAAGAGCTAG
- a CDS encoding 50S ribosomal protein L18e, with product MARTGPTNIMLRRIISDLRRYANKYKAPVWDAVAEYLERSSRKRVAVNISRISRYAKENEIVVVPGKVLASGSLKKKITIAAYSYSAKALEKIRSSGGRAITIRDLLKENPEGRGVRIII from the coding sequence ATGGCGAGAACAGGACCTACAAATATAATGCTAAGAAGAATCATATCAGATCTCAGGAGATACGCTAATAAGTATAAAGCACCTGTATGGGATGCCGTGGCAGAGTATCTCGAGAGAAGTTCTAGAAAACGTGTTGCAGTTAACATATCTAGGATCTCGAGATATGCTAAGGAGAACGAGATCGTCGTAGTTCCTGGAAAGGTTCTAGCATCAGGATCTCTTAAGAAGAAGATCACAATAGCTGCATACTCCTACTCCGCTAAAGCTCTTGAGAAAATAAGATCTTCTGGAGGGAGAGCAATCACTATAAGAGATCTTTTGAAGGAAAATCCTGAAGGTAGAGGGGTGAGGATAATAATATGA
- a CDS encoding 30S ribosomal protein S9 produces MSSQESPKIVISSGSRKTSIARAVIRKGNGRYRVNGIPIEVWPNEMTKLIMMEPVLLIGEKLRSLIDIDVSVSGGGYVSQAKAVRMAVARGILRYFEDESLIRSLYIEYDRSMLAGDPRQTEPEKWMRYSARRFRQKSYR; encoded by the coding sequence ATGAGCTCTCAAGAGAGTCCTAAGATAGTGATATCATCTGGTTCTAGAAAGACATCAATAGCTCGAGCGGTTATCAGGAAAGGCAATGGAAGATACAGGGTTAACGGGATTCCCATAGAGGTATGGCCTAATGAGATGACCAAACTGATAATGATGGAACCTGTTCTCTTAATAGGTGAGAAACTCAGATCTCTTATAGATATAGATGTCTCCGTAAGCGGAGGAGGATATGTCTCTCAAGCTAAGGCTGTTAGAATGGCTGTTGCAAGAGGTATTCTAAGATACTTCGAAGATGAATCTCTCATAAGATCTCTCTACATAGAATATGATAGATCAATGCTAGCAGGAGATCCCAGACAAACAGAACCTGAGAAATGGATGAGATATTCAGCAAGAAGATTCAGACAGAAGTCTTATAGGTGA
- a CDS encoding DNA-directed RNA polymerase subunit N, which produces MIIPVRCYTCGYPIARHWDEFKRRVEAGEDPKKVLDELGVRRYCCRRILLSHVPLIYEIAYYRRLG; this is translated from the coding sequence ATGATAATTCCCGTGAGATGCTACACCTGTGGATATCCTATAGCAAGACACTGGGATGAATTTAAGAGAAGAGTAGAAGCTGGTGAGGATCCTAAGAAGGTATTAGATGAGCTAGGAGTAAGAAGATACTGTTGTAGAAGAATACTCCTATCTCACGTTCCTCTAATATATGAGATAGCATACTACAGAAGACTTGGGTGA
- the rpsB gene encoding 30S ribosomal protein S2, producing MVARYAAAELLVPVEVYLSAGVHIGTYTANKYLERFVFRVRSDGLYIFDVRKIDERIRLAGKFIARYDPQGVVAVGGRQYSFKPVEMFAKMIRGRAVLGRFIPGTFTNPYLSTYIEPEIVVISDPRIDTQALTEAIEVGIPIVAFASTDAKLSGIDLVIPGNNKGRKSLALLYYLLTRQVMRERGEIAPNQDIGVSIEDFETKPGEYH from the coding sequence ATGGTTGCCAGATACGCTGCTGCAGAACTTCTAGTCCCAGTAGAGGTCTACCTCTCTGCAGGAGTTCATATAGGAACCTACACAGCTAATAAGTATCTCGAGAGATTCGTATTCAGAGTTAGAAGTGACGGGCTTTATATTTTTGATGTGAGAAAGATCGATGAAAGGATCAGACTCGCCGGAAAATTCATAGCAAGATATGATCCTCAGGGGGTAGTAGCTGTAGGAGGTAGACAGTATAGTTTCAAACCTGTTGAAATGTTTGCTAAGATGATCAGAGGTAGAGCGGTTCTAGGCAGATTTATTCCTGGAACATTCACAAACCCATACCTCTCAACATATATAGAGCCTGAGATCGTGGTCATATCAGATCCCAGGATCGATACTCAAGCACTTACAGAAGCTATAGAAGTAGGAATCCCCATAGTCGCGTTCGCAAGCACTGATGCAAAACTGAGTGGAATAGATCTCGTGATCCCAGGAAATAATAAGGGTAGGAAATCTCTAGCTCTTCTATACTATCTTCTCACAAGACAAGTTATGAGAGAGAGAGGAGAGATAGCACCCAATCAAGATATAGGAGTTTCTATAGAAGACTTCGAGACGAAACCTGGAGAATACCACTAG
- a CDS encoding glycosyltransferase family 2 protein → MIVFEHDMELYEVGSKDLEKPFLSIVIPTYNESENIEELLRRIQSSLSSDLEDSYEIVIVDDNSPDKTWAKALTLMRNMGLRGRVIVRRYKKGLGTAIVTGIRFSEGKYIAVMDADLQHPPEELSRMLEKALKQDYDLVIASRYVRGGGIEGWSTHRKIISLVASYIARILIPHVRRIRDPMSGFFLFRRDSVDPERLVGDGMKVLLEIIVKGDVKRIYEHPYVFKRRGRGRSKLSFRDVIDFLAQVLRLSEYRILKFIVVGSSGVIVNTGVLYVMVENGFSRPIASLVAIEISTVSNFILNDLWTFSRDRRGSWMKRLLGYHMAVAVGNIVIFTVFNILSLFIYYIIANLVGIILGFITNYIISSELVWGLRRYSRGA, encoded by the coding sequence ATGATCGTATTCGAGCATGATATGGAATTATATGAAGTAGGTTCCAAAGATCTTGAGAAGCCTTTTCTAAGCATAGTAATACCTACCTATAATGAATCTGAGAACATAGAAGAGCTTCTGAGAAGAATCCAGAGTTCTCTAAGTTCAGATCTAGAAGATTCTTATGAAATAGTGATAGTAGATGATAACTCCCCCGACAAGACATGGGCTAAAGCTCTTACTCTCATGAGGAACATGGGTTTAAGAGGTAGGGTCATCGTTAGAAGATATAAAAAAGGTCTGGGTACTGCCATTGTTACAGGCATAAGATTCTCAGAAGGAAAGTATATAGCTGTTATGGATGCAGACCTACAGCATCCTCCAGAAGAACTTAGTAGAATGCTTGAGAAAGCTTTAAAACAAGACTACGATCTCGTAATAGCCTCTAGATATGTGAGAGGAGGAGGTATTGAGGGTTGGAGTACTCATAGAAAGATAATATCTCTAGTTGCGTCATATATTGCTAGAATACTTATTCCTCATGTGAGGAGAATCAGAGATCCTATGTCGGGATTCTTCTTATTCAGAAGAGACTCCGTGGATCCTGAGAGACTCGTAGGAGATGGAATGAAAGTGCTTCTAGAGATCATAGTAAAAGGAGATGTGAAAAGGATCTACGAGCATCCCTACGTGTTCAAGAGAAGAGGTAGAGGGAGGAGCAAGCTGAGCTTTAGAGATGTCATAGACTTTCTAGCACAAGTTCTCAGACTTAGCGAGTATAGAATCCTGAAATTCATTGTAGTAGGATCTTCAGGAGTTATAGTTAACACTGGCGTGCTATATGTAATGGTTGAAAACGGCTTCAGCAGACCTATAGCATCTCTAGTAGCTATAGAGATCTCTACAGTATCAAACTTCATATTAAACGATCTCTGGACATTCTCTAGAGATAGAAGAGGAAGCTGGATGAAAAGACTTCTAGGATATCATATGGCGGTAGCCGTTGGAAACATTGTGATCTTCACTGTATTTAATATTCTCTCACTATTCATATACTATATAATAGCTAATCTAGTAGGCATTATCCTAGGCTTCATCACCAACTATATTATAAGTTCTGAGCTTGTATGGGGGTTGAGAAGATATTCTAGAGGAGCGTGA